CGGAGGCCTGGGCGGCGATCTCATAGGCGCGCTCGGGGCTTTCGACGTCCACGATCCAGAAACCGGCGAGGAACTCCTTGGACTCCGGGAACACGCCGTCGGTGATGGGCTTGCCGTCCTGCCCGGCGCGCACGAGCTTGGCCTGGTCAGGCCCGGCCAAGCCTTCGGCGGCCACCAATTCCCCCGAGGCGCTGAGCTGCTGGGCGAAGTTCATCATGAAGGCGATGTGCGCCTTGAAGTCC
Above is a genomic segment from Stigmatella erecta containing:
- a CDS encoding YciI family protein, which translates into the protein MKYMLMMNTPSGGPYQISQWRQEDFKAHIAFMMNFAQQLSASGELVAAEGLAGPDQAKLVRAGQDGKPITDGVFPESKEFLAGFWIVDVESPERAYEIAAQASAAPGPGGKPLNMGIEVRQVPSGPPPDMA